One genomic segment of Fervidobacterium pennivorans includes these proteins:
- a CDS encoding ArsR/SmtB family transcription factor, translating to MELENVAELLKIIGHPTRLKILQLLKQNGELCVCELLPLLEVSQPNLSQHLSILKLSGLVENNKVGNTIRYRLSDNKLLNEILEIVEKHTYSEVNPSGK from the coding sequence ATGGAATTGGAAAATGTGGCTGAACTTTTGAAAATTATCGGTCACCCGACAAGATTAAAAATATTACAGCTTCTAAAACAAAATGGTGAATTGTGTGTTTGTGAACTTCTTCCTTTGCTGGAAGTAAGTCAACCTAACCTCTCTCAACACCTTTCAATTTTGAAATTGAGTGGATTGGTCGAAAATAACAAAGTGGGCAACACTATCAGATATCGACTTTCAGATAACAAACTATTGAACGAAATTTTAGAGATTGTAGAAAAACATACTTATTCGGAGGTGAATCCAAGTGGCAAGTGA
- a CDS encoding thioredoxin family protein, translated as MARKIEVLGAGCPKCKQTIKIMEMAVQELGIDAVIEKVQDIDEIISRGVVATPAVAIDGKVVLSGKIPTLDEAKALLSK; from the coding sequence ATGGCAAGGAAAATTGAAGTTCTCGGTGCAGGTTGTCCAAAATGCAAACAGACCATCAAAATCATGGAAATGGCAGTTCAGGAACTTGGAATTGACGCAGTTATCGAAAAAGTCCAAGACATCGACGAAATCATTTCCAGAGGAGTAGTTGCAACCCCAGCAGTGGCAATTGATGGAAAAGTAGTATTGAGTGGGAAGATACCAACGTTGGACGAGGCAAAAGCATTGCTAAGTAAATAA
- a CDS encoding restriction endonuclease yields MIPKTFECYKPILELLADGKEHTIKDIIEHLTKYFNVTEEERRMRLASGNDFIFINRVRWAIFHLRRASAIEYPENERGVYRGVYRITHRGLDVLKKNPKVIYSKDLEKLADKPEDSNTGDPTEQPPEEIISEQLEVLKAKLKDELRRRILEKSPHFFEKLVLELIVKMGYGGSFEEASKVLGKSGDEGIDGVIKEDVLGLDNIYLQAKRYNPGQSIGRKEIQSFVGALHGKGARKGIFITTASFTKEALQYAENIKDIKVVLIDGDKLLDYMIKYNLGVRVDSVIEIKKIDSDYFEEE; encoded by the coding sequence ATGATTCCAAAAACTTTTGAATGTTATAAACCCATCCTCGAACTTCTTGCAGATGGAAAAGAACATACGATAAAAGATATAATCGAACATTTAACCAAGTATTTTAACGTTACAGAAGAAGAAAGAAGGATGAGGCTTGCAAGTGGTAATGATTTTATCTTCATTAATAGAGTTAGATGGGCGATTTTTCATTTAAGGAGAGCCTCAGCTATAGAATATCCAGAGAATGAGAGGGGTGTCTATAGGGGTGTCTATAGAATAACGCACCGAGGCTTGGATGTATTGAAAAAGAATCCTAAAGTGATTTATTCCAAAGATTTGGAAAAGCTCGCTGATAAGCCAGAGGATAGTAATACTGGCGATCCAACTGAACAACCACCCGAAGAAATAATATCTGAACAACTCGAGGTTCTTAAAGCAAAGCTCAAAGACGAATTAAGACGAAGGATTCTTGAAAAGAGTCCTCATTTTTTTGAGAAGCTTGTTTTGGAATTGATTGTGAAGATGGGATATGGTGGGTCGTTCGAAGAAGCAAGCAAAGTGCTTGGGAAAAGTGGGGATGAAGGTATTGATGGGGTGATTAAAGAAGACGTTCTCGGGCTAGATAATATATACTTACAAGCGAAAAGATACAATCCTGGACAATCGATAGGTAGAAAGGAAATCCAAAGCTTTGTTGGCGCACTTCATGGCAAGGGTGCAAGAAAGGGTATATTCATCACAACCGCATCGTTTACCAAAGAAGCTCTGCAATATGCTGAAAATATAAAGGACATAAAAGTCGTTCTTATCGATGGTGACAAGTTGCTTGATTATATGATTAAATACAACCTCGGAGTGCGTGTGGATAGTGTTATTGAGATTAAAAAGATTGATTCGGACTATTTTGAAGAGGAGTAA
- a CDS encoding winged helix-turn-helix domain-containing protein: MADGKDKSKGVEVAFEILEEEIDIAINDLSERIAELSKQQEFEKAKALIEVGQKVKEYKEKVIALKKKWQEIFEREEIRNETFETSTQKNDDELINSESVQRVIKKAKERLKKGMRTPKEEYVIPILESLIELGGKGEIGQVLKRVYEKMKVKLTWYDMQKLPSSGEIRWENAAQWVRFDLVRQGFLSDNSPRGIWEITEKGREYYNRLLKK, encoded by the coding sequence GTGGCAGACGGCAAAGATAAGAGCAAGGGTGTGGAAGTTGCGTTTGAGATTCTGGAAGAAGAAATTGACATAGCAATTAACGATCTTAGCGAAAGAATTGCTGAGCTATCTAAACAGCAAGAGTTTGAAAAAGCAAAAGCACTTATTGAAGTGGGGCAGAAGGTAAAAGAATACAAAGAAAAAGTAATAGCACTTAAGAAAAAATGGCAAGAGATTTTTGAACGGGAAGAGATTAGAAATGAGACTTTTGAAACAAGCACTCAGAAAAACGATGATGAACTTATCAATTCTGAATCAGTACAACGTGTCATCAAGAAAGCGAAAGAAAGACTAAAGAAAGGGATGAGGACTCCAAAAGAGGAATATGTTATTCCAATACTAGAATCCCTAATAGAACTTGGTGGAAAAGGAGAAATAGGACAAGTTCTCAAACGAGTCTATGAGAAAATGAAAGTGAAACTAACATGGTACGATATGCAGAAACTACCAAGCTCAGGAGAAATACGTTGGGAAAATGCTGCACAGTGGGTGAGATTTGATTTGGTAAGACAAGGTTTTTTATCAGATAATTCTCCACGGGGTATTTGGGAAATCACAGAAAAGGGAAGAGAATATTATAACAGATTACTTAAGAAGTAA
- a CDS encoding winged helix-turn-helix domain-containing protein produces the protein MNNKINVREGVNIAFEMLEEEIGKIVNNLAKSIAEVSKKQDFERTKKLIDIAQRIKEYKNRLIAFKEEWRKIIGNEKAIITRIEISSQNGSSEAREQAPRELKQNNKTGMRTPEREFIIPILESLIELDGKGKVSEVLKLVFERMKNKLKTYDLEKIPAGEIRWRNTARWARKMMIKEGLLEPNSPNGIWEITDKGREYYLQHVEKLKSNNSVRQTSE, from the coding sequence ATGAACAACAAGATTAATGTCAGAGAAGGTGTAAACATAGCATTTGAGATGCTTGAGGAAGAAATCGGTAAAATAGTTAACAACCTTGCTAAAAGCATTGCTGAGGTCTCTAAAAAGCAGGACTTCGAAAGAACTAAAAAGTTGATTGACATAGCCCAAAGGATAAAAGAGTATAAGAATAGGTTAATTGCTTTCAAAGAAGAGTGGAGAAAGATTATCGGAAATGAGAAAGCTATCATCACACGGATTGAAATCAGTTCTCAAAACGGTAGTTCCGAAGCAAGAGAGCAAGCTCCTAGAGAATTGAAACAAAACAATAAGACAGGTATGAGAACTCCTGAACGGGAATTTATTATCCCGATACTTGAATCACTAATCGAGCTTGATGGTAAAGGAAAAGTAAGTGAGGTGCTAAAATTAGTCTTTGAAAGGATGAAAAACAAACTAAAAACCTACGACCTGGAAAAGATTCCCGCGGGTGAGATTCGTTGGAGGAATACAGCAAGATGGGCAAGGAAAATGATGATTAAAGAGGGACTCTTAGAACCCAATTCTCCTAACGGCATATGGGAAATAACAGATAAAGGAAGAGAGTATTACCTACAACATGTTGAAAAGTTGAAGAGTAATAATAGTGTGAGACAAACTTCAGAATAA
- a CDS encoding Eco57I restriction-modification methylase domain-containing protein has product MKTEVFVEKLLNSNEPIENIVIDYIEERNPDFQRELEYVELPGLEMPVIRIGLLELDDSATLHFYLVKMDGTITERSSKKRQFEIAKKILSNQFADAGIFFFHDENRNFRISFVYKQYFGTKEKYSHYKRYTFFLSKERPFKTFITQLKDVTWKNLKEIKEAFSVQPLTKQFYKELQAWYFYAMDKVKFPEDYRFSDDPEKDKEIRNATNLIRLLTRLIFVWFLREKELIPEKLFDESQLKHIVKDFLVNEESRNYYNAILQNLFFATLNQRQKDRAFASEGGKPYNPHYGVKTLYRYADKFLISKEEVLELFRDIPFLNGGLFDCLDKEDPENNNKVVYIDGFSRNPSKQAIIPDYLFFNDKEIIADLSAYGLSRNEKVRGLFNIFRDYNWTTDEASPIDEEIALDPELLGKVFENLLASYNPETSASARKATGSYYTPREIVDFMVEESLVEYLKDKVPEIEEERIRLLISYSDELPEFSENEKEKLLQAIDEIKILDPACGSGAFPMGILHKLVHIIERLDPENIHWRELQRKKIREEIVQVFQDQEITDEEIKRALKELQEVFDESLNYPDYARKLYIIENSIYGVDIQPIAVQISKLRFFISLILDQKIDKTKENFGIRPLPNLETKFVAANTLIGLEKGTQISLGESVIHQDAEELRRLRHRYFTAKTRRQKVQLQEKDKKLREKIKKDLISVGFPSESAEKIASFDPFDPNASADWFDSEWMFGVKDGFDIVIGNPPYVRQERIKPLKPILEKQNYEVFTSTADLYVYFYEKGYRLLKDKGILTYITSNKWMRAKYGEKLRRFLKENAQILELVDFGGYRVFEQTVDTNIILLKKEKPSLNHELKYVEVKSDVEDSIKFIQNNWQKMPQSKLSDSAWTLADDRILAIKEKIEKIGKPLKDWDVKIYRGVLTGYNEAFIIDTETRNRILKNCKTEEERRKTEEIIKPVLRGRDIGRYYYQWAGMWLILIPAGWTNQNRGLLNPEEFFRQTFPSLYNYFMEFSNVEFRGRQKGLFTRDDRGDYWWELRHCDYYSEFEKEKIVWQRVTKSPKFALVSEVLYCEATTHFITHILSGTPKITGILKFILGILNSELFEFAFYKFYMGGGIEGEIKGEFIGRFPIPEIEKLDQADFITILELVEKIIDLKMNSSERQTADLEKQIDRIVYKFYNLTEDEIQIIEESRTNEG; this is encoded by the coding sequence ATGAAAACGGAGGTCTTTGTCGAAAAACTTCTAAATTCGAATGAGCCTATTGAAAATATTGTTATTGACTACATTGAAGAACGCAATCCTGATTTCCAACGTGAGCTGGAATATGTCGAACTACCGGGTTTGGAAATGCCGGTAATACGAATTGGACTTCTGGAACTTGACGACAGTGCCACACTACATTTTTATTTGGTGAAAATGGATGGGACAATAACGGAAAGAAGTTCGAAGAAGCGGCAATTCGAGATTGCAAAGAAAATTCTCTCGAACCAATTCGCAGATGCTGGAATCTTCTTCTTCCATGATGAGAATAGGAATTTTAGAATTTCTTTTGTCTACAAGCAATATTTTGGAACAAAAGAAAAATACTCTCACTATAAACGATACACATTCTTTCTTTCAAAAGAGCGTCCGTTTAAGACATTCATTACGCAACTCAAAGATGTCACTTGGAAAAACCTGAAAGAAATTAAAGAAGCATTCTCCGTTCAACCGCTTACCAAGCAGTTCTACAAGGAACTTCAGGCCTGGTACTTCTATGCAATGGACAAGGTCAAGTTCCCTGAAGATTACAGATTCTCAGACGATCCAGAAAAGGATAAAGAAATCCGAAACGCAACAAATTTAATCAGGTTGCTGACAAGACTAATTTTTGTTTGGTTTCTCAGGGAAAAAGAACTAATACCCGAAAAATTGTTCGACGAATCCCAGCTTAAACACATTGTCAAGGATTTTCTTGTGAATGAAGAAAGCAGAAACTACTACAACGCTATCCTTCAAAACTTATTCTTTGCAACACTGAATCAAAGGCAAAAAGACCGTGCTTTTGCTTCTGAAGGTGGAAAACCTTACAATCCTCATTATGGAGTGAAGACCCTTTATCGCTATGCTGACAAGTTTCTCATCTCTAAAGAAGAAGTTCTTGAACTTTTTAGGGATATTCCTTTTCTGAACGGTGGTTTGTTTGATTGCCTCGACAAAGAAGACCCAGAGAACAACAATAAGGTTGTATATATAGACGGCTTCTCAAGAAATCCTTCAAAGCAAGCGATAATACCAGACTATTTGTTCTTTAATGACAAGGAAATCATAGCCGATTTATCAGCTTATGGACTTTCAAGAAATGAAAAGGTGCGAGGATTATTTAACATCTTTCGTGACTACAACTGGACTACCGATGAAGCATCTCCAATAGATGAAGAAATTGCGCTGGACCCAGAATTGCTTGGAAAAGTATTTGAAAACCTTTTAGCTTCGTATAACCCAGAAACATCAGCATCGGCAAGAAAGGCTACAGGAAGCTACTACACCCCTAGAGAAATTGTTGACTTTATGGTTGAAGAAAGCTTAGTTGAATACTTGAAAGACAAGGTTCCAGAAATCGAAGAAGAACGAATCAGACTATTGATTTCTTACAGTGACGAGCTTCCGGAGTTTTCTGAAAACGAAAAGGAAAAGTTGCTCCAAGCAATTGATGAAATAAAGATTCTTGATCCTGCTTGTGGTTCTGGCGCTTTCCCTATGGGTATATTACACAAACTTGTTCATATTATAGAGAGACTGGACCCAGAGAATATACATTGGAGGGAACTCCAAAGAAAAAAGATAAGAGAGGAAATAGTGCAAGTATTTCAGGATCAAGAAATAACCGATGAAGAAATAAAGCGTGCGTTAAAGGAACTTCAGGAGGTTTTTGATGAATCGTTAAACTACCCCGACTATGCAAGAAAATTATACATTATCGAGAACTCAATATACGGTGTAGACATCCAGCCAATAGCTGTTCAAATATCTAAATTAAGGTTCTTTATATCACTCATATTAGACCAGAAAATAGACAAAACGAAAGAAAACTTCGGTATCAGACCCTTACCAAACCTTGAAACAAAATTTGTTGCAGCAAATACACTAATAGGACTTGAAAAAGGAACACAAATAAGTCTTGGAGAAAGCGTGATACACCAAGATGCTGAGGAACTTCGAAGGCTAAGGCACCGATATTTCACTGCAAAAACAAGAAGACAAAAAGTGCAACTGCAAGAGAAAGATAAGAAACTAAGAGAGAAAATAAAGAAAGACCTTATCTCCGTCGGATTCCCAAGTGAATCGGCGGAGAAGATTGCTTCCTTTGACCCGTTCGATCCAAATGCTTCGGCTGATTGGTTTGACTCAGAATGGATGTTTGGTGTCAAAGATGGATTTGATATAGTCATTGGGAATCCGCCTTATGTAAGGCAAGAAAGAATAAAACCTCTTAAACCTATCCTTGAAAAGCAAAATTACGAAGTTTTTACATCCACTGCTGATCTTTACGTCTATTTTTACGAAAAAGGATACCGCCTTCTTAAGGATAAAGGGATACTAACATATATAACAAGTAACAAGTGGATGAGAGCAAAGTATGGAGAAAAGCTCCGAAGGTTTTTAAAGGAGAACGCACAAATTTTAGAACTTGTTGACTTTGGAGGATACAGAGTATTTGAACAGACGGTAGATACGAACATAATTCTTCTAAAAAAAGAGAAACCAAGCTTAAATCACGAACTTAAGTATGTTGAGGTAAAAAGTGACGTCGAAGATTCGATAAAATTCATTCAAAACAATTGGCAAAAGATGCCCCAGTCGAAACTTTCTGACAGTGCATGGACTCTTGCTGATGACAGGATTTTGGCAATAAAGGAAAAAATCGAAAAGATTGGTAAACCTCTGAAAGATTGGGATGTTAAGATTTATCGAGGAGTGCTGACCGGTTACAATGAAGCATTCATCATAGACACAGAGACACGTAATAGGATACTTAAAAACTGCAAAACAGAAGAAGAGAGAAGAAAAACAGAAGAAATCATAAAACCAGTCCTCAGGGGAAGGGATATAGGAAGGTATTATTACCAATGGGCAGGGATGTGGTTGATTCTTATTCCGGCTGGTTGGACAAACCAAAACCGTGGATTGTTAAACCCCGAAGAGTTCTTCAGGCAAACTTTCCCTTCACTTTACAATTACTTCATGGAATTCTCAAATGTAGAGTTTCGTGGAAGGCAGAAGGGGTTGTTCACAAGGGATGATCGTGGAGACTATTGGTGGGAACTCAGACATTGCGATTACTATTCCGAATTCGAGAAGGAAAAAATTGTTTGGCAAAGGGTGACTAAATCGCCAAAATTTGCATTAGTATCAGAAGTCCTGTACTGCGAAGCAACAACACACTTTATAACTCATATTCTGTCTGGGACTCCAAAAATCACAGGAATTTTAAAATTTATCTTAGGAATTTTGAACTCAGAACTTTTTGAATTTGCATTCTACAAGTTTTATATGGGTGGAGGTATTGAAGGTGAGATAAAAGGTGAGTTCATTGGACGTTTTCCGATTCCTGAAATCGAAAAACTTGACCAGGCCGATTTTATCACAATTTTGGAGCTTGTGGAAAAAATCATTGATTTGAAGATGAACAGTTCTGAAAGGCAAACTGCTGATTTGGAGAAACAAATTGACAGGATTGTTTATAAGTTCTATAACTTAACAGAAGATGAAATCCAAATTATCGAAGAATCTAGAACAAACGAAGGCTGA
- a CDS encoding helicase-related protein encodes MSLYIITNRENEGKTLNERLNELIRVSKQVDILVGFFYLSGYNLIHKAIEENPELTMRILVGLDVGKNEDLLYEFAYNDTKSRSESVEKFFESIKVAFNDEMTDNADSYKLFQKLIEYISDGKIQVRKTREPNHSKLYIFHLADKTIRPGLFITGSSNLTKAGLNEQQEFNVEISDFGFQEAYKFFSDLWNSSIPITEKQEWKEKFIRILSQETHPGKSVSPVEAYAYILKTYIDSAIPKHPVDEFRKLLSKNNYTVFTYQIDAIKDAISKLENHSGVILADVVGLGKTVIALGIAKILREKGIVIAPPGLVNMWEEYLKQFRMRDDWEVFSIGKLDEPLEYVRENPEVSLVIVDEAHRFRNPKTKSYEKLYNVCFGRKVILLTATPFNNRPSDIFSLIKLFQSSKNSTIDLSPNIESKIARFQSEYSKLLKIKKYAKLQKKQDELVRLYQEVFKKTISSIGKEEINEVEERIKKLSKEIRRFIEPVIIRRNRIDLKENPRYKEEVGQMSIVKDPIGKFYELTKEQSEFYDRVINDYFGEPGKFIGAIYTPYFYREGVFDNDESNFEYLSQKNLKDLIRRLLVKRFESSFGAFRNSVKTIMTNCERILEFIERYGYYTFDRKILEEMDELEDDEVFELIEQKLAEGLNGASKVDRNSIYDISEFKKKEEFIEHIKHDQELLQSILIEMEDLKLTEVDPKIETLKSTLYELINENPSRKIIVFTEYRDTVRYIRDHLSQEFKLLAVDNDLTNELLEKIRSNFDATVKKDKRRDDYNVLVATDKLSEGFNLARAGVVINYDIPWNPVRVIQRVGRINRIGQKIYDELYIVNFFPTEKGEEQIKQREIAETKLFLIHNALGEDAKIFSEDEEPSASKLYSKLTNYDEIERTAEGDKSPLTIAMKEFDNLKRLIPDIEERISNMPPRVKVSKKSEGNENQILFVKKNNSLFIIRYNYATQEIEDTLDLIDVLSDIRCDANCRSNKLNNRFWEAYNKLKEHLKSLEKHTKEISKNERKAYNALKTLLNHPELESHHEVIKLLIKHIETFGGLPEATLKEIERIGKVFENSSEISSREINKLKERIDEIVNQLGGKDYLENVQLSKPKIEIMISIENTR; translated from the coding sequence ATGAGTTTGTACATAATTACCAATAGAGAGAATGAAGGGAAAACCTTAAACGAGCGTCTTAATGAGCTTATCAGAGTATCTAAGCAAGTAGATATTCTTGTCGGATTTTTTTATCTATCTGGTTACAATCTTATTCATAAAGCAATTGAAGAAAATCCTGAATTGACCATGAGAATTCTCGTAGGTCTGGATGTCGGTAAGAATGAAGACTTACTATATGAATTTGCTTATAATGATACCAAGTCAAGAAGTGAAAGTGTGGAAAAGTTTTTTGAATCAATAAAAGTTGCATTTAACGATGAAATGACGGATAATGCTGATTCTTACAAACTTTTTCAAAAGCTAATTGAATATATTAGTGATGGAAAAATCCAGGTGAGGAAAACAAGGGAACCAAACCATTCAAAACTCTATATATTCCATCTTGCCGACAAAACAATTAGACCTGGTCTATTCATTACTGGAAGTAGCAATCTAACAAAAGCAGGACTAAATGAACAGCAGGAGTTCAATGTTGAAATCTCTGACTTTGGATTTCAAGAAGCATATAAATTCTTTTCAGACCTCTGGAATAGTTCAATTCCAATTACTGAGAAACAAGAATGGAAGGAAAAGTTTATTAGAATCCTTTCACAAGAAACCCATCCCGGAAAAAGTGTGTCACCTGTTGAAGCCTATGCATACATATTGAAAACATACATAGATTCAGCAATTCCAAAACATCCAGTAGATGAGTTTAGAAAATTACTTTCTAAGAATAATTACACAGTTTTCACATACCAAATAGATGCTATAAAGGATGCTATTTCCAAATTAGAGAACCATTCTGGAGTTATCCTTGCCGATGTTGTTGGTCTTGGTAAAACAGTGATAGCTCTCGGGATTGCGAAGATACTTAGGGAAAAAGGTATAGTAATTGCACCTCCTGGTTTGGTAAATATGTGGGAAGAGTATCTCAAGCAGTTCAGAATGAGGGATGACTGGGAGGTATTTTCCATTGGTAAGCTTGATGAACCGCTCGAATACGTGAGAGAAAACCCCGAAGTTTCATTGGTTATTGTTGACGAGGCACACAGGTTTCGGAATCCAAAAACAAAGAGTTATGAAAAACTCTACAACGTTTGCTTCGGAAGAAAAGTAATCCTTCTGACAGCAACACCATTTAACAATAGACCATCTGATATATTCTCTTTGATTAAGCTTTTCCAAAGCTCTAAGAACTCCACTATCGACTTGTCACCAAACATTGAATCGAAGATAGCGCGTTTTCAATCCGAGTATTCAAAGCTCCTAAAAATTAAGAAATACGCAAAACTCCAAAAAAAGCAAGACGAGTTAGTCCGACTGTATCAAGAGGTTTTCAAGAAAACGATAAGTTCTATTGGTAAGGAAGAAATTAACGAGGTAGAAGAGCGAATAAAGAAATTATCCAAAGAGATTAGAAGGTTTATCGAGCCTGTGATAATCAGAAGAAACAGAATTGATTTGAAAGAAAACCCAAGATATAAAGAAGAAGTTGGTCAAATGTCAATTGTCAAAGATCCAATCGGTAAATTCTATGAACTAACAAAAGAACAATCAGAATTCTACGACAGAGTCATAAACGATTACTTCGGAGAACCTGGCAAATTCATAGGTGCAATATACACCCCTTACTTTTACAGGGAAGGTGTTTTTGACAACGATGAATCCAACTTTGAGTATTTAAGTCAGAAAAATTTAAAGGACTTAATAAGAAGATTACTAGTCAAACGGTTTGAAAGCAGCTTTGGAGCATTCAGAAATTCCGTAAAAACAATAATGACAAATTGTGAGAGAATCTTAGAGTTCATAGAAAGATATGGTTATTATACGTTTGATAGAAAAATCCTTGAAGAAATGGATGAGCTCGAAGATGATGAAGTGTTTGAGCTCATTGAACAAAAATTGGCTGAGGGATTAAATGGAGCTTCCAAGGTTGATAGAAACTCAATATACGATATATCTGAGTTTAAGAAAAAAGAAGAATTCATAGAACATATAAAGCATGACCAGGAACTCCTTCAGTCTATTCTTATTGAAATGGAAGACCTAAAATTGACAGAGGTCGATCCAAAGATAGAAACACTCAAATCTACACTTTACGAACTGATAAACGAGAACCCATCAAGAAAGATAATAGTATTTACAGAATATCGTGATACTGTAAGGTACATAAGGGATCACCTATCACAAGAATTTAAACTGCTGGCAGTTGACAATGATCTCACAAATGAACTACTTGAAAAGATAAGGTCTAACTTTGATGCGACTGTAAAAAAGGATAAGAGGAGAGACGACTACAATGTTCTTGTAGCTACTGATAAGTTATCAGAGGGTTTCAATCTGGCAAGAGCTGGTGTTGTAATAAACTACGATATTCCCTGGAACCCTGTCAGGGTCATTCAAAGAGTTGGAAGAATTAATAGAATTGGTCAAAAGATATACGACGAACTCTATATAGTCAATTTCTTCCCTACTGAAAAAGGTGAAGAACAGATCAAACAACGCGAGATTGCTGAGACAAAGCTTTTCCTTATCCATAACGCCCTTGGTGAGGATGCAAAAATATTCTCAGAAGATGAAGAACCAAGTGCATCTAAACTCTACAGTAAACTTACAAATTACGATGAGATTGAGAGAACAGCAGAAGGTGACAAGAGCCCGCTAACAATAGCTATGAAAGAATTCGATAACTTGAAAAGACTCATTCCAGATATAGAAGAAAGAATAAGTAACATGCCACCTAGAGTTAAGGTATCGAAAAAGAGTGAGGGTAACGAAAATCAAATACTCTTTGTCAAGAAAAACAACAGTCTCTTTATAATCCGATACAACTATGCTACACAGGAAATTGAAGACACACTGGATTTAATTGATGTACTTTCTGACATCCGCTGTGATGCAAACTGTAGGTCAAATAAGCTAAACAACAGATTTTGGGAAGCGTACAATAAACTAAAGGAACATCTTAAATCTCTGGAAAAGCACACGAAGGAAATATCTAAAAATGAAAGGAAAGCCTACAATGCTCTTAAAACACTACTTAATCATCCAGAACTTGAAAGTCACCACGAAGTAATCAAATTGTTGATAAAACACATTGAAACATTCGGTGGGCTACCGGAAGCCACACTGAAGGAGATAGAAAGAATTGGAAAAGTTTTTGAAAATTCCTCTGAAATATCATCTCGCGAAATCAACAAGTTAAAGGAGAGGATTGACGAAATAGTGAACCAGCTCGGCGGTAAAGATTACCTCGAGAACGTCCAGCTCTCAAAACCAAAAATAGAGATTATGATATCGATAGAGAATACCCGTTAG
- a CDS encoding 3'-5' exonuclease, with product MKDSKILTLKTNYRSTDKIVTLLNFFLPKSAIPKELNATQQGTQKPVVIIAKDDEEEAQKVVQIIEKHSAQGYTYKDIAVLSRKSDYLYNVQRKLRKRQIPYVNYSDKRIKDQAYIKDMISFLKIFQNPFDSIAWYRILVNIEGIDDEVAFRVMNVLRDFQNPLDAFFEMSVSNCDLALLKQVFKDSMDKLHYEQLKTFYENFCKSTISQKYEIKNKLSEIDRNIQKLITFASGYFSNKDFIDDITLASDILSLGNPDNLDISNTDAITLSTVHQAVGKEWKIIFILGVNLGDFPDSRSVQESLLDEEERILYTAISRAEEILYISQSQWHKREDNPHKDLPDFVEKLPNDLIEKV from the coding sequence ATGAAAGACTCAAAGATTTTGACACTCAAAACCAATTACAGAAGCACAGACAAAATAGTCACACTGCTCAACTTTTTCCTACCAAAAAGCGCAATTCCAAAAGAATTGAATGCTACCCAACAAGGGACGCAAAAGCCAGTAGTTATTATTGCCAAAGACGACGAGGAAGAGGCACAAAAGGTAGTGCAAATAATAGAAAAACATTCAGCGCAAGGATATACATATAAAGACATTGCTGTGCTATCAAGAAAAAGCGACTACCTTTACAACGTGCAAAGAAAATTGCGTAAAAGACAAATTCCATACGTCAACTACTCAGATAAAAGAATTAAAGACCAAGCATACATAAAAGACATGATTTCCTTTCTCAAAATCTTCCAAAATCCGTTTGATTCGATAGCTTGGTATAGGATTCTTGTAAATATCGAAGGTATAGACGATGAGGTTGCGTTTAGGGTAATGAACGTGCTTAGAGACTTTCAAAATCCGCTTGATGCATTCTTTGAAATGAGTGTAAGTAACTGCGACTTAGCATTACTAAAACAGGTGTTCAAAGACTCCATGGATAAATTACACTACGAACAACTAAAGACCTTCTACGAAAACTTCTGTAAAAGCACAATATCACAAAAGTACGAAATCAAAAACAAGCTCAGCGAAATCGATAGGAACATACAAAAGCTAATAACCTTTGCAAGTGGATACTTTTCCAACAAAGACTTTATCGACGACATCACGTTGGCTTCAGATATATTGTCACTGGGAAATCCTGATAATCTTGATATATCCAATACAGATGCGATAACCCTCTCAACAGTTCACCAAGCAGTAGGTAAAGAGTGGAAAATCATCTTTATCTTAGGAGTTAATCTTGGTGATTTTCCTGACTCTCGCTCAGTCCAAGAAAGCTTACTCGACGAAGAAGAGAGGATACTTTACACAGCTATCTCGAGGGCGGAAGAAATTTTGTATATCTCCCAATCGCAATGGCACAAAAGGGAAGATAACCCACATAAAGACTTGCCTGATTTTGTTGAGAAGTTGCCGAATGATTTGATAGAGAAAGTTTAG